In Nicotiana tabacum cultivar K326 chromosome 2, ASM71507v2, whole genome shotgun sequence, the following proteins share a genomic window:
- the LOC107832429 gene encoding uncharacterized protein LOC107832429 → MVAAALSGRAKLNTLTFLCHSCFNRLNYSISVGLHSAKGIRPFNTLHRCRNFFLNNCIKSIPVGALLDWPTFSPSILFVSCQSISTQASPAEFVDEALTEVLSVMVNSQNSGEELCAAYVDKFCNDRNLSAAAKLLQTLHDKNILLPPSAYNRLLKAAGEENDVDLLCQSFKDLLVSCKSLNSSTYLIFAQAFIKQNDVACLLRFVREISELIFPSTTTTTTVLNRIIFAFAECGQVDKALMIFDQMKSLKSKPDVITYNTILGILGRCGRIDEMLKEFVAMKEDNLIPDIFSYNTLITGLRKVGRLESCLVFFKEMCERGIEPDLRTYSALIDSFGKSGNIEESLRLFNEIKHRGICPSIHVYRSLISNLKKMGKLELAVAFSNEMKESISNHCGPNHIQQRNR, encoded by the exons ATGGTAGCAGCTGCTTTGAGTGGCAGAGCAAAGCTGAACACTTTAACTTTCTTATGCCATTCTTGTTTCAATCGATTGAACTACAGTATCTCTGTTGGATTACACTCTGCGAAAGGAATTCGGCCATTCAATACACTGCATCGGTGTAGAAATTTCTTTCTTAAC AATTGTATTAAATCCATCCCAGTTGGAGCCCTCTTAGATTGGCCAACTTTTTCTCCTAGTATTTTGTTCGTCAGCTGCCAATCAATCTCAACCCAAGCATCCCCTGCTGAATTTGTCGATGAAGCGTTGACAGAAGTCCTTTCGGTTATGGTTAATTCGCAAAATTCAGGAGAGGAACTCTGTGCTGCTTATGTTGATAAGTTTTGCAATGACAGAAATCTATCTGCAGCCGCTAAGCTATTGCAGACTTTGCATGATAAAAATATCCTCCTTCCCCCCAGTGCATACAATCGCCTTCTGAAAGCTGCAGGCGAGGAAAACGACGTCGACCTTCTATGTCAAAGTTTCAAGGATCTGTTAGTATCTTGCAAATCTCTGAATTCATCTACATATCTTATCTTTGCTCAGGCTTTTATCAAGCAAAATGATGTTGCCTGCTTGCTAAGATTTGTCCGGGAGATCTCTGAGTTGATTTTTCCaagtactactactactactacagtTTTGAATAGGATCATATTTGCCTTTGCCGAGTGTGGACAGGTTGATAAGGCCTTGATGATTTTTGATCAGATGAAGAGTTTGAAATCCAAACCTGATGTGATTACATATAACACCATTTTGGGAATCTTAGGCCGGTGTGGTAGAATAGATGAAATGCTTAAAGAGTTTGTGGCCATGAAAGAGGATAATCTAATTCCTGATATTTTTTCTTATAATACCTTAATTACTGGATTGCGAAAGGTTGGCAGGCTTGAGTCATGCTTAGTATTTTTCAAGGAGATGTGTGAGAGAGGAATTGAACCAGATTTGCGGACTTATAGTGCTCTGATTGACAGCTTTGGAAAATCTGGTAATATTGAGGAATCACTGAGACTTTTTAATGAGATAAAGCACCGTGGAATCTGTCCATCAATTCATGTTTACAGATCATTGATCAGTAATTTAAAGAAGATGGGGAAGTTGGAGTTGGCTGTTGCTTTTTCAAATGAGATGAAGGAATCAATCTCAAATCATTGTGGACCAAACCATATTCAACAGAGAAACAGATAG